The following are encoded together in the Salvia hispanica cultivar TCC Black 2014 chromosome 6, UniMelb_Shisp_WGS_1.0, whole genome shotgun sequence genome:
- the LOC125195163 gene encoding uncharacterized protein LOC125195163: MKMLVFGGAAARLCGRGRRMMSTSTNPNPWLMLPPTFDRRRGGMVYNFYRLADEEVVVIKKYGQGPEPPEIPDDNARVVGSSHGWLALMNDRNDELFLSNPITRRHIRLPPIQSLPDPVLNLDHVSGKAMVSKLILSAASPGSEECRAMVSYGQDDRLAFCCPGHSHEWVPIGKPYMDRENKTLNVVYPKSYDDFVYSSKSNVFSCLTRSELHESGLEDWDLTDMDSPKLAWIRTDNDSPLGLSDDALLREQHLAYAEQTDELFLLSRFIHKRRHKTQFFNTYRVKKEEDGWMKTYPSSASDLALFLGTNHSFAISHFNSNSIYFTNHKQHHQHQHHHQPDVGIYHCGHRNLSNCYYPLHHTNTTNAVPAPIWFTPTLA; this comes from the coding sequence ATGAAAATGCTAGTATTTGGAGGTGCGGCTGCCAGATTATGTGGGCGTGGGCGTAGGATGATGAGCACGAGCACTAATCCAAATCCATGGCTGATGCTGCCGCCCACATTCGACAGAAGGCGCGGTGGCATGGTGTACAACTTCTACAGGCTGGCCGACGAGGAGGTTGTGGTGATCAAGAAGTACGGCCAGGGACCGGAGCCTCCCGAGATCCCGGACGACAACGCCCGGGTGGTGGGGTCATCCCATGGGTGGCTAGCATTGATGAACGACCGCAACGACGAGCTGTTCCTCTCCAACCCCATCACCCGGCGCCACATCAGGCTCCCCCCAATCCAGTCCCTTCCTGACCCCGTGCTCAACCTCGACCACGTCAGCGGCAAAGCCATGGTGTCGAAGCTAATCCTGTCTGCAGCCTCCCCAGGCTCGGAGGAGTGCCGGGCCATGGTGTCGTACGGGCAGGACGATCGGCTGGCCTTCTGCTGCCCGGGGCACAGCCACGAGTGGGTCCCCATAGGGAAGCCATACATGGATCGAGAGAACAAGACTTTGAACGTGGTCTATCCCAAGTCCTACGATGACTTTGTGTATTCAAGCAAGAGCAATGTGTTCAGTTGCTTGACCAGGTCGGAGCTCCACGAATCGGGGCTGGAGGACTGGGACTTGACGGACATGGATTCTCCCAAATTAGCTTGGATTCGGACGGACAATGATAGCCCGTTGGGGCTGAGTGATGATGCTCTCTTGAGAGAGCAGCACCTGGCGTATGCGGAGCAGACGGATGAGCTGTTCCTGCTGTCACGTTTTATCCACAAACGCCGACACAAAACTCAGTTTTTCAATACATATAGAGTTAAAAAGGAGGAGGATGGATGGATGAAGACGTACCCATCTTCGGCTTCGGATCTCGCCTTGTTTCTTGGGACCAACCACTCCTTTGCCATCTCCCATTTCAACTCCAATTCTATTTACTTCACCAACCATaaacaacatcatcaacatcaacatcatcatcaaccAGATGTCGGAATATACCATTGCGGCCACCGTAATCTCTCAAATTGCTACTATCCCTTGCATCACACCAATACTACTAATGCTGTCCCTGCACCCATTTGGTTTACTCCAACACTTGCTTga